A stretch of the Aphis gossypii isolate Hap1 chromosome 2, ASM2018417v2, whole genome shotgun sequence genome encodes the following:
- the LOC114122283 gene encoding uncharacterized protein LOC114122283: MALRRMSKTLQVPWIELANNAIQKKFFHTSPAVFGAKKVVTSNLDTKREWNSCLTKRLIGGSSREDVARHASIFKETLDQGRKSRLPFNVTPGLKQNRATIEIDEMAQTLREFGGTVSANACGLCIGQWERKDVKKGLIGSCTNSSYENMARCTSRAKEALDHGRKSRIPFNVIPGSEQIRATIIERDGIAQTLRKFCGTVLANAFSWCIGQWERKDVKKGEKNTIVSSYNRNFTGRNDANAATHAFVTSSELVTALAIEGRLDFDPTKDSIKGADGKEFDPADPGQNTYQAPPTDGSAVSVVKGKCTTDHISPAVSWLKYLGHLNNILNNMFFTAVNSKNNEMNQGILAPKFANTSKYFYKLLLYLFIQLLKSSYLRSLLLYYIIVQTMNNCSLINMKLEITIKIYDTQHSPENESSLEDSPNSRAFTTYTFIFEYNSTQILN, encoded by the exons atggcGTTAAGAAGAATGTCCAAGACCCTGCAG GTACCGTGGATCGAACTGGCGAACAATGCAATCCAGAAGAAATTCTTTCACACATCTCCGGCCGTGTTTGGAGCAAAAAAAGTGGTTACGAGCAATTTAGACACCAAGCGGGAGTGGAATAGTTGTTTAACTAAAA gacTTATTGGAGGCTCAAGCCGTGAGGATGTAGCAAGACATGCCTCTATATTCAAGGAAACCTTAGATCAAGGGCGTAAATCCAGGCTTCCGTTTAATGTTACTCCTGGATTGAAACAAAATAGAGCAACGATTGAAATAGATGAaatg gcACAAACATTGAGAGAATTTGGCGGTACTGTATCAGCTAATGCATGTGGTCTGTGTATTGGTCAATGGGAGCGCAAAGATGTAAAAAAGG gtcTTATTGGAAGCTGTACCAACTCAAGCTATGAGAATATGGCCAGATGTACCTCTAGAGCCAAGGAAGCCTTAGATCATGGGCGTAAATCCAGGATTCCGTTTAATGTTATTCCTGGATCGGAACAAATTAGAGCAACGATTATTGAAAGAGAtggaatt gcACAAACATTGAGAAAATTTTGCGGTACTGTATTAGCTAATGCATTTAGTTGGTGTATTGGTCAATGGGAGCGCAAAGATGTTAAAAAAGgtgaaaaaaataccattgTAAGTTCATACAACAGAAACTTTACTGGACGTAATGATGCCAATGCAGCAACTCATGCCTTTGTCACTTCTTCAGAGCTAGTTACTGCTTTAGCCATTGAAGGTCGTTTGGACTTTGATCCCACAAAAGATTCAATCAAAGGAGCTGATG GTAAAGAATTTGATCCAGCCGATCCAGGTCAAAATACTTACCAAGCTCCACCTACTGATGGATCAGCTGTGAGTGtg gTGAAAGGAAAATGCACAACTGATCATATTTCTCCGGCCGTCTCATGGTTGAAATACCTAggtcatttgaataatatattaaataacatgttCTTTAc tgcggtaaattcaaaaaataatgaaatgaatCAAGGAATATTAGCCCCGAAATTTGCCAATACatctaagtatttttacaaactattattatacctttttataCAGCTATTAAAGAGTTCGTATTTGAGGTCAttactcttatattatattatagtacaaaccatgaataattgttcattaattaatatgaaattagaaATAACCATTAAAATCTATGACACTCAGCATTCACCGGAAAATGAAAGTTCACTAGAGGACTCTCCAAACTCACGTGCATTTActacttatacttttattttcgaatataatagtactcaaattttaaattaa
- the LOC126549553 gene encoding uncharacterized protein LOC126549553 isoform X4 produces MKGSFVFKLIPFSKLREKMAKISNSVSENRNHIRLIAESIAYCVVTGGLGWLAYEFHETVLTIERCVQKDPMLLNNKSPEYIFADKTTFTDTSVTYYWFNNNDANEGTSNYVRS; encoded by the exons ATGAAAGGATCGTTTGTGTTTAAATTGATACCATTCAGTAAGTTACGCGAAAAGATGGCCAAAATTTCCAATAGTGTGTCAGAAAATCGCAACCATATCCGTTTGATAGCTGAGTCCATAGCCTATTGTGTGGTGACCGGCGGTCTAGGATGGCTGGCATACGAGTTTCATGAAACTGTCTTGACCATTGAACGTTGCGTACAAAAAGATCCAATGCTGTTGAACAACAAATCACCAGAATATATATTTGCTGACAAAACTACATTCACTG ataCTAGTGTTACTTATTACTGGTTTAACAACAATGATGCAAATGAAGGAACATCCAATTATGTTAGAAGTTAG
- the LOC126549553 gene encoding uncharacterized protein LOC126549553 isoform X3, protein MNGIIEYDQKLTSLPTFLLIRHISPKIIYWNISFIIVLIYYVAITSVLLYLWPPKTIDVFIAVFFIRLEFIVNVSIMFFTYFFLQQLEYRFQVLNNAWIHLLPRFLSNSGDSTHFIIGMTLDKIRLLHAELSDLLIIFSDGFGKMLLGYYIFCYYDMILSFTCNFFLFDQPDIIAQILPYIFSVQNIIFILSILIAASNVHEKKRKMISNLRLIRISNLSANLKVQILVLLITGLTTMMQMKEHPIMLEVRQNFKHFLKNVTDVK, encoded by the exons ATGAATGGTATCATCGAGTACGACCAAAAGCTAACATCACTTCCAACGTTTTTATTGATTCGTCACATTTCaccgaaaattatttattggaacataagttttattatcgtattgatttattatgttgCGATTAcatcagtattattatatttgtggcCACCGAAGACTATTGACGTCTTTAttgctgttttttttattcgattagaatttattgtaaatgtttcaattatgtttttcacatattttttccTACAACAATTGGAGTATCGATTTCAAGTATTGAATAATGCATGGATACATCTTCTACCTAGATTTCTCTCCAATTCTGGTGActctacacattttattataggaaTGACGCTAGATAAAATACGGTTGTTACACGCCGAACTATCagacctattaataatattcagtgACGGTTTCGGAAAAATGCTATTAGGATACTATATATTCTGTTATTATGATATGATACTTAGTtttacttgtaatttttttcttttcgatCAACCGGATATCATAGCACAAATTTTACCGTACATATTCAGCgtacaaaatatcatatttattttatccattCTCATAGCTGCATCAAATGTTCATGAAAag aaacgGAAGATGATATCAAATTTACGATTAATAAggatttcaaatttatcagCCAACCTAAAAgtacaa ataCTAGTGTTACTTATTACTGGTTTAACAACAATGATGCAAATGAAGGAACATCCAATTATGTTAGAAGTTAGacaaaatttcaaacattttttgaagaaTGTAACTgatgtaaaataa
- the LOC126549553 gene encoding uncharacterized protein LOC126549553 isoform X1 produces the protein MNGIIEYDQKLTSLPTFLLIRHISPKIIYWNISFIIVLIYYVAITSVLLYLWPPKTIDVFIAVFFIRLEFIVNVSIMFFTYFFLQQLEYRFQVLNNAWIHLLPRFLSNSGDSTHFIIGMTLDKIRLLHAELSDLLIIFSDGFGKMLLGYYIFCYYDMILSFTCNFFLFDQPDIIAQILPYIFSVQNIIFILSILIAASNVHEKKRKMISNLRLIRISNLSANLKVQVKLFMNQIIVLESSEITAFGIFSINLNFVVSILVLLITGLTTMMQMKEHPIMLEVRQNFKHFLKNVTDVK, from the exons ATGAATGGTATCATCGAGTACGACCAAAAGCTAACATCACTTCCAACGTTTTTATTGATTCGTCACATTTCaccgaaaattatttattggaacataagttttattatcgtattgatttattatgttgCGATTAcatcagtattattatatttgtggcCACCGAAGACTATTGACGTCTTTAttgctgttttttttattcgattagaatttattgtaaatgtttcaattatgtttttcacatattttttccTACAACAATTGGAGTATCGATTTCAAGTATTGAATAATGCATGGATACATCTTCTACCTAGATTTCTCTCCAATTCTGGTGActctacacattttattataggaaTGACGCTAGATAAAATACGGTTGTTACACGCCGAACTATCagacctattaataatattcagtgACGGTTTCGGAAAAATGCTATTAGGATACTATATATTCTGTTATTATGATATGATACTTAGTtttacttgtaatttttttcttttcgatCAACCGGATATCATAGCACAAATTTTACCGTACATATTCAGCgtacaaaatatcatatttattttatccattCTCATAGCTGCATCAAATGTTCATGAAAag aaacgGAAGATGATATCAAATTTACGATTAATAAggatttcaaatttatcagCCAACCTAAAAgtacaa gttaaattatttatgaaccaAATAATAGTTCTTGAATCAAGCGAAATCACAGCTTTTGGAATTttcagtataaatttaaactttgttgtatca ataCTAGTGTTACTTATTACTGGTTTAACAACAATGATGCAAATGAAGGAACATCCAATTATGTTAGAAGTTAGacaaaatttcaaacattttttgaagaaTGTAACTgatgtaaaataa
- the LOC126549553 gene encoding uncharacterized protein LOC126549553 isoform X2, with amino-acid sequence MNGIIEYDQKLTSLPTFLLIRHISPKIIYWNISFIIVLIYYVAITSVLLYLWPPKTIDVFIAVFFIRLEFIVNVSIMFFTYFFLQQLEYRFQVLNNAWIHLLPRFLSNSGDSTHFIIGMTLDKIRLLHAELSDLLIIFSDGFGKMLLGYYIFCYYDMILSFTCNFFLFDQPDIIAQILPYIFSVQNIIFILSILIAASNVHEKKRKMISNLRLIRISNLSANLKVKLFMNQIIVLESSEITAFGIFSINLNFVVSILVLLITGLTTMMQMKEHPIMLEVRQNFKHFLKNVTDVK; translated from the exons ATGAATGGTATCATCGAGTACGACCAAAAGCTAACATCACTTCCAACGTTTTTATTGATTCGTCACATTTCaccgaaaattatttattggaacataagttttattatcgtattgatttattatgttgCGATTAcatcagtattattatatttgtggcCACCGAAGACTATTGACGTCTTTAttgctgttttttttattcgattagaatttattgtaaatgtttcaattatgtttttcacatattttttccTACAACAATTGGAGTATCGATTTCAAGTATTGAATAATGCATGGATACATCTTCTACCTAGATTTCTCTCCAATTCTGGTGActctacacattttattataggaaTGACGCTAGATAAAATACGGTTGTTACACGCCGAACTATCagacctattaataatattcagtgACGGTTTCGGAAAAATGCTATTAGGATACTATATATTCTGTTATTATGATATGATACTTAGTtttacttgtaatttttttcttttcgatCAACCGGATATCATAGCACAAATTTTACCGTACATATTCAGCgtacaaaatatcatatttattttatccattCTCATAGCTGCATCAAATGTTCATGAAAag aaacgGAAGATGATATCAAATTTACGATTAATAAggatttcaaatttatcagCCAACCTAAAA gttaaattatttatgaaccaAATAATAGTTCTTGAATCAAGCGAAATCACAGCTTTTGGAATTttcagtataaatttaaactttgttgtatca ataCTAGTGTTACTTATTACTGGTTTAACAACAATGATGCAAATGAAGGAACATCCAATTATGTTAGAAGTTAGacaaaatttcaaacattttttgaagaaTGTAACTgatgtaaaataa
- the LOC126549553 gene encoding uncharacterized protein LOC126549553 isoform X5 yields MISNLRLIRISNLSANLKVQVKLFMNQIIVLESSEITAFGIFSINLNFVVSILVLLITGLTTMMQMKEHPIMLEVRQNFKHFLKNVTDVK; encoded by the exons ATGATATCAAATTTACGATTAATAAggatttcaaatttatcagCCAACCTAAAAgtacaa gttaaattatttatgaaccaAATAATAGTTCTTGAATCAAGCGAAATCACAGCTTTTGGAATTttcagtataaatttaaactttgttgtatca ataCTAGTGTTACTTATTACTGGTTTAACAACAATGATGCAAATGAAGGAACATCCAATTATGTTAGAAGTTAGacaaaatttcaaacattttttgaagaaTGTAACTgatgtaaaataa